DNA from Gadus chalcogrammus isolate NIFS_2021 chromosome 11, NIFS_Gcha_1.0, whole genome shotgun sequence:
ttcaactaaacgtgagctgagagaagctacacaattttgaaattGGTAGACTCCATCTATTCTGTGACTTAAATACcgttattttctttttatactTTCAAAAAATATTTTCGAGTTATTGATTCATTTTATTTGCAGGTCACAGTGACAGTTTTTTAGGTAGAATAATCTAAAATGTGTTCAACCTTTGGAATAATGGGTGGGATGGTGTTAAAAGAGAGAGGTTACTGATCTAGAGGCCCTACTGTGCTATGTTGCAGTTATGTCACTGACATTCCTATATGGGTATGGGCGGAACTAATCAGTTGACAGAAGAGAGGTAGCCTAATCGTTGTGAGCGGAGATAGGGAAAGTGAGATGGAATGGAGGAGGAGTTTCCTCCGGCTGTATTAAAAGTCGTTGTTTTTGAGGCTTAGGGATGTCTTTTCAGAAGCAACCTTGAGCAGCCTCATACACATGCCTGGAAACTTCGGAACAGAGGTAAGACCGCTTCCACACCGACATGTATCCTGCTGCCCCAAaatctgtaggcctacacgttTTGGGACTAGTTATGTGACACAATGTAGGTACTGGTGGATTTAAGTTTAATATTGGTTAAATCTTGCCCTGTTTTTGGAGAAGAAAAGCCTTAACAACGCAGTAACTGTGCAGTTTTCGTCATGTAGAGGTCTATGTACAGATTTTTTATGTAATCTTAATTAATGTCCTCCAAAGTTTCTaaacaaaatatacaaataaacaaagcaaTGGGAAAGAAACAATGTAAgaaattgaaaagaaaaaaaaatcttgtgAGGGACGAAATGAGTTGCTGAATAATtatattgaaaatgtgttttttttaacacaatttgcTGAACGGTCAAAAAAATAGTacccctgttgccatggataTTGCGGTTCGTTTTTTACGGGCAGAAATTTAAAGACTGCTTAATATTCAGAGCACATCCTAACCATTTTGAACTGCTGGATTTCCGTCGATTGTTATATGATATTTGTTTACCCAGGACTCTCCAAGAAAGACAAGCTGCTCCCTCCGTTACACCGGACCGCCCTGCTCTGCACTGACCGTAAGTCCTCACTGCGATTTCTGAAGGAGATTTATACTCTGTCCCCCCGAACCGCCATGTTAGAAAACAAGCGCCCTGCATCGGTCAAAACACGTCCCTAAAAAACGTCAGCCTATTGAAACTAAACGTCACGTTAGTTTCAATAAAATTGTGAAGATCTGCTCTAAGATCACTGGCATCCATCTCAAGAGCATAAGTTCATTGTGGAACAAACAAGCAGTCCAGAAAGCTAAATGCATTATCAGTCAGCCAGACCATGTCCTCAGTAAAGAATTTAAACTAATGCCTTCAGGGCGGCGCTACTGTCCAATCAGGACAAGAACAATGAGGTACTCCCACTCTTTAATCCCTGCAACCATCAGGTTACTAAATGATGACAAAAGTCAGGAGTAGGTGGAGAGCACACCAGTGTTGCTGGGTGTTTCCGGGGGCAGGGTGGTTGTTACTGACGGGCTGAAATTAATTGtgagttaaatgtgtgtgttggactgcatttgatatatgtttttgtctgcctcctattgctatttattgtatttattaagtaatttattatgtGAGACTGGAAACTGAACGAAATTGCCCATCTTTGGGATAAATACAGTTTTCTAATCTAATCAAATTTCCACATCCAAAAAATACAATGGCTTTTAAAACTCGAATTATTGTCGCAGCGATTTGTTCCAGTTTtgaccccctcttccccccccccccctgtcccctcccaACAGGAACTCACGCCCTTAATGGCCAGCAATGTCGAAGCGTCGCCCGTGGAGAAGACTGCCCCGCCCAAGGGGGGCGTGGCCAAGGGGGCGCCGTGTTGGAACGGCGCCCTGAAGAAGATGAGCCCGCGCGTCATTGCGGTGGTCACCTGCTTCACCGGGGACATGAACGCCTTTGCCAAGTGGATGGAAAGTAAGTCGACGCGCGTCagggaaaggggtgggggggggatgggttgggaggggggggggggggggtgtctcacTTGGAACGGGGGGGCTGCACATGTGCGTTACTGGCAGGAGAGAGGGGCGGGCCTCCGAGTAGGCCTCAGGTGGCGATGTGAGGGTCAGGTGTTCATGGTATTTTTGTGTTCAACAGGCACATTCATCACATGTTTGGGATCTTGCTGTGTCACCGACACTATTTCTGCTCCCCCTCGCTGTAGTTGTCGTTCTTCTTGTCGTTTTCTTGCGCTCAaggtaaagaaaaaataaaaactaaagTGCGCTGGGACCAGATGAACTCCTAAATTAACTCTTGACTGTCTTCTCTCTTCTCACTGGtgcctcaccctccctccctcctcccctcctcccctcctcccctccttcccccccttccttccctcccctcccctcctcccctctcccctcctctccttccattccctcctccacccttcccccccttccctcccctcccctcctcccctctcccctcccctccttcccttccctcctcccctctccccctccccccccttcccccccacagAGCAGTTcatcctgctgcagctgctggacTGGATCCTGCGTGGCGCCGCCCAGGTCATGTTCGTGAACAACCCCCTGAGCGGCCTCATCATCTTCGGGGGCCTGATCCTGCAGAGCCGCTGGTTGGCCCTCAACGGCTTCGTGGGCACGCTGTTCGCCACGCTGTCGGCCCTGCTGCTGCGGCAGAGCAGGTAGGAGGCCGCCCCCTCACGCACCCTGCACCTGGGCCCCTCTGAAGGCCTCAGGATGACGTATCCTGGGCCCCTCTGAAGGCCTCAGGATGACGTATCCTGGGTCCTTCTGAAGGTCTCTAGATGACGTATCCTGGGTCCTTCTGAAGGTCTCTAGATGTTGCATCCTGGGTCCTTCTGAAGGCCTCTGGATGACGTATCCTGGGTCCTTCTGAAGGTCTCTAGATGTTGCATCCTGGGTCCTTCTGAAGGTCTCTAGATGTTGCATCCTGAGTCCTTCTGAAGGTCTCTAGATGTTGCATCCTGGATCCTTCTGAAAGCCTCTGGATGACGTATCCGGGGCCTTTCTGAGGTCTTTGGATTTGCTATCCTGCTCTGCGGCTTTCTGCGTTTGCATTTCAGCATTCTGCTCCAACGCTTGCAGCGCATTCCACGTACGACTTGTTATCAGAGAGATAAATCACACTTCACGCTCTGCCTCATCAAATAGCCGTCAAAACATGTCACAGACGCATGAATCATGCACGGATGTTAGATCAAACGACGATTGCAGATGAACCTTGTTAACACAGATTCTTCGTTGAACGTCGTTAACGCTCTCTCACTGTTGACGATGCTGTACAATATTgactgacattcacccattcatgcacacgttcacgcACCGACGGCGGTCTCAACCATGCATGGCGACAACCAGCTCGTTAGGAGtcgttagggtgaggtgtcttgctcagggacacctcgacactcagggatcaaactagcaaccttccggttaccagtcaacccgctctacctcctgagccccatGCAGCCCCCCTCGTTAACCTTTCTCTCCGTCTACGATAAACGCCGACCCTCCGTTGAACGTCGTTCACCTCGctcacctctctctccgttGTCTGCAGGGGGGCGATCGCTGCTGGGCTCTACGGCTACAACGGCATCCTGGTGGGGCTGCTGATGGCGGTGTTCTCGGCGGCGGGAGACTGGTACTGGTGGCTGCTGCTGGCCAACGCCTTCATGTCCTCGATGTGGTGAGGGCcccttctgagtgtgtgtgtgtgttagagagcgCAAAGGGCCGCATTttttctgtccgagcccggcccgcgTCCGACAGAGAGGTAACCGAGGCCCGACCCGAGCCTGACAGGCATCAAGATGTACAGTATATGTCCGAGCCCGACACAGTTAAAGTCTATTTTTCACACGGACGACGTCTCACACTAATGACACGTTTTTGTGTATGAAAGCACGCCTTTATTAAACCACTGCAAGGCATTTGGAAATGTTAACAGATGAACGCGACTAGCGCTTAATGCGCAGAATCACAACCAATTGAAATTCACATTGCCAGCAAAGGCCACGATAACGATAAATTTCACACATTCAAACAGGAGGTTCAGAGTTTCTATAGGACAGGTAGCCTATGGAATTCAAATTAACGAGCCTTCCCCAGAGCAGTAAAATTACCCGGCCACCATTTCTAAATATTTGTCCAAACCCGTCGGGTACGCGTTGCGCTCTGGTGGGGTttccatagtgtgtgtgtgtgtgtgtgtgtgtgtgtgtgtgtgtgtgtgtgtgtgtgtgtgtgtgtgtgtgtgtgtgtgtgtgtgtgtgtgtgtgtgtgtgtgtgtgtgtgtgtgtgtgtgtgtgtgtgtgtgtgtgtggcgttggCCCGTTAAGGACGTGGATACCAACGTGggccctcctccctcagccctGTGGTCTCCAGCGCCCTGGCGTCCATCAACAGCCGCTGGGACCTGCCCGTCTTCACGCTGCCCTTCAACATCCTggtgtgtgtccacatggtCGCCACGGGACACTACAACAACTACTTCCCCCAGGTCCTGATCCAGCCGCGCAGCGAGCTGCCCAACATCACCTGGGCGGAGCTGGACCTGGCCAAGGTCAGTggcaccagtggaggcttctccattgaggagagggaggaagatcctccctaacattgttgagaataaaaagatgtagatgcccagactattgtaatgaattaatgcccttaaatatgactactttattgcctttgaatatataatgtttgtttccctgggtaaagggacattagcaccccctttCGCCTATttacaattacttcagggaggaacgtcctcccttagcctccgttgactcccattcatttccccgaaagtactggcggccggtggataacatgggtttcaatgggagagaggaggaaagtcctcctctgagtgggtgggaccttaaggggtctgattcgcgcaaaaatctatccgtctgcgctatgaaccaataagcaggatccctggatgttgagcagtgttgccagattggtcagatttcccacccaattgggctacttttaaccatgttaggctggaagaattatcattgggcgggagatctgcccaatctggcaacgctatCGATAACAAACctggtctgcattgccgcggtgctcagtcagagacgcagagcaagtgaaatctgcgatagcgagatcctaaatgcacaatggaaacattggaaacggaggacattgttaacttcttattaaaaaaagcattccattcattgagttacagtgctaaattagcgaccaaagaaagaggtagaccacttcccaaaatcaaggtcaccagaagtaatggcaacgtcagtgttgtgagtgccacatggtttgctaggtacgcatggcttactggtagcattacaagcaatcgactgtattgctggccctgttttcttatgaataatagcaaatctccaacgtcggctgttcatggtttcactgatgtgaaaaatcatgatagggcaaccaaacgccacgacaagtgtctagatcacgttggtgagcaccaacgtgatcttgacacttgtcgagatctaggcccaatgataggcccagatttttttatttacttttacaaatcaatagtaggcctgatttgactaatatgctttgcatcctttccttctcaaattacagtgatgccactggtggctttgtataaattgtattcacataactccctccctgctattttgtagttcaccaaaacaccctaaaacaacttgagtctcacattcttatgccaccatacacccaacagtgcaagcaggccaatggcaaccaagcgcgcagtccttcctccctcactttaaaagccaccagccgccactgagtgGCACCTCCGGGTCTCTGTCCTTCCTGCCgtgtgtctctgactctcccccTGTGTTTCTCCCTAggtctctctaggtctctctgtctcttcctgtgtctttctatctctccctgtatctctctcggtgtctctcgctctctgtctctctcagtctcttcctgtctctctgtgtctcttgctctctctgtccctccctgtatctctctcggtgtctctcgctcactctctctctgtctttctgtgtctctctccccctctctctatgtctctccctgtatctctctcgGTGTCTCTAGCTCACTCCATCGGTGAGATTGGAGACTTGTAACGAGTGGGAGCAAGAAAAGAGCAGAGAAAAgcaagattttgaaaataagcCACTCCTTTCAAAGGCTTGTGGTCCAAGGACCAGAGATTATAACAGCCTTTCACTCACAGACGGCTGACAGCTGTACCACTGTTTAAGGAACCACCATGCATCGCTTTAACCTTTATGGGAGGGGCAAGAGAGGACATTCCAGTCAGGACATTCCAAGGCTAGTGTTGAAATGTTGATGATGTGATTTAGTGAAGGTCACTctagaaacagacagagatcTTTAACCGACAACCTCTTTATCCACGTATGGCTTACGGTACAATTGCGAGAACCAGTTTTAGGTTTTCTATGGCCACAGGGTGATGTGTTCAAAAGTGACAACCAATACGGTGACATGCCACTGATTGATGTTTAAATgattgcattgtgtgtgtgtgtgtgtgtgtgtgtgtgtgtgtgtgtgtgtgtgtgtgtgtgtgtgtgtgtgtgtgtgtgtgtgtgtgtgtgtgtgtgtgtgtgtgtgtgtgtgtgtgtgtgtgtgcgcagctgTTCAGGTCGGTCCCGGTCGGCGTGGGCCAGGTCTACGGTACAATTCCGAGAACCAGTTTTAGGTTTTCTATGGCTACAGGGTGATGTGTTCAAAAGTGACAACCAATACGGTGACATGCCACTGATTGATGGTGTGCGCAGCTGTTCAGGTCGGTCCCGGTCGGCGTGGGCCAGGTCTACGGGTGTGACAACCCCTGGACCGGGGGGATGTTCATCCTCTCgctgttcctctcctcccccatcacGTGTGTCCATGGTGTCCTGGGGTCGGCCATCGGCATGGCCACAGGTACGAGTCTCAGCCCAGAGCCTTCTCCTTCAGTGTTCAGTATCACGTGTTTACCTAAAGAACACCAACATTCACTAGCATTCAGGATATTCGTAAAAAATGGGCTGGGCAAGTTAATGCGTTAATTACGCGTCAACGCAATCCTGTTTTAACACGATTAATACAAATTGACGCATTATCGCagatcctttttttttctttctatgcCTTTAAAGGTTttgcccacagaatgtcaacGTATCAGaaatcatttttgtttttagttccacttactttacattAGATTACACTTGCAGTAAGTGACTGCCTGATTACGATTCCCAAATCTATGGCGCTAATTAGTTGAATTTAACTACACTTGTAGTaactgttggtttacaattgtACCAATTaactgcctgtttacaattcccaaatcgatggtgtttcatattcaacccacactgagtgagacaataaaactccctcaagatcaCTCGGCCTAGTTTTTGCTCATTAAGTATATTTGGTACGAATGATAAAGTGTCATTCCATTTGACAATCTCATTTAACTTAAATTGGAGAGTATTTAAAATATCATTttaaaagtgtgattaatcgcgagttaactcaCCATACtatgtgattaatcgcaattaaaaCTCTTAATCGTTGCCCAGCCCTAGTATAAAGAAGATGTGTTGTTGCTGCGTGCAGGTCTGGCCCTGGCAGCGCCCTTTGGAGACATCTACTTCGGCCTGTGGGGCTACAACAGCGTGCTGGCCTGCATCGCGATAGGGGGAATGTTCTACGCACTCACCTGGCAGGTGCATCTGCTGGCTCTCACCTGTGGTAGGTAGCACTCAGAATTCAAActgacatttagggcatttagcagacgcttttatccaaagcgacttacaataagaacatcttcagaaaaaaaagagaaatgacaatatatctctgtcggtaaaGTAAGGATGTTAGTAGAACAAAGTGCCaaacactaacaatcactaggttaacccattccccgtaaacaacaaagatggctaggataagatgctacacaatgctttTTTCTACAATGCTtctttttaagtgcaaggacgtacaacatacaataagggcgtaagggaggggtggggagttGGGGGGTCAGGTAGGAGGCTATCCAGactccaggtgaactctgaacgaGTGAGACTTGATTCCTTTGCAAAAGCCGGGGAGCGACATTGCAGTCCTgacgtcgccccccccccaccccccccctccaaacccGCCTCTCTAGCCGTTCTGCGCTCGACAAAACCAATGACCTCCTGTGCCTCTGCTCTGTCCCACTCCAGGTTTCTTCTGCGCTTACCTCGGCTCCGCCATCACCAACATCATGTCCAACGTGAGTACGACCGACTCAGGTCTCCGCCGTGCTCACATTTACActtgcatttacattttacgTTTAGGGGATATAGCAGACGCTTGTATCCAAAGCCACATACAACCAgtcattcacacatgcacacaccgacggcggagtcgaccacgcagtgcgacagccagctcgtcaggtaCAGTCATGGGCGAGGCATCTCGCTCACGGACTCCTCAACCCTCCGGGCAGAAGGgggtcgaactagcaaccttccggttatcAGCCAACGCGCTCTACCtcttgagctactgccgcctcATTTGAATGTTCCTTAAGTCTCCCCGGGGGTCTGACGGTCTCTCCCGTCCGTAGTTCGGCCTTCCCGCCTGCACCTGGCCCTTCTGCCTCTCGGCGCTCACCTTCCTGCTCCTCACCACCGAGTGCGTCCGGATATTCAAGCTGCCCCTGGCCAAGGTGACCTTTCCGGAGAAGAACCTCTGCTACTACTGGACGCTccggcgggaggaggaggcagagaaggaggcgctgaggaaggtggaggagttggagaaggaggaggagctgaaggaggcggaggagagacCGGACGAGAAGGAGGTCCTCAGGATCCATTTGGAGAAccgggagatggaggagaggagggaggctgaGGTGAAGTCGATGAACACGGACTCCGTCTCCGTGGACATGTCCATCTCCGTGGACATGGGTACCGGGGTGGTGTACGCTCCGTGAAGGTGGAGCCGGAAGGTGGAGGACACTCAAACAATCATTATGGCTCCTTTATGTACAACGCTTACGGCTCTGCTGACTACTACTTATGTACATTACTGCACTTTATgagatttttttattaaagttttttttataatataattcCCTTGACTCTGGTGATTCTCTCATCTTCAGAAAGGTCACACTGGAGCTATCTATGTGCCCCCCCTGCTGGCTTCTCTAGTACACAGCAGTAGAACAAAACGGGCGTGTTGATTATCCAGACCTCTTCGAGTGTCTTAAAGCAGACCTCATGTCATCACAGCTGCCCAGCCAGTAGAGCAGAGCATGAACCCCTGAGAGGGCTGTTTGATTCCCTGTGTAGCTCAACTGGTAGAGCCAggcattaacactgccagggttTGGGGTTTGAGTCCCTGCAGCGTGGGTCTGAGATAGGGaagcaccgaatattcggccaccgaacatgttcggccgaaaatggcccaaaacataatgttcggtttcggccgaaggagtaaaaaggccgaacataatacaccaaacatttttatttatttatttattaaaataataactatttttgctataatgtctgctggaatgttagaaaacgttcagtattaaataaatattttgtatcaaatatgtaattgatttttttttattgaaaagcaagacaaaaaagtttataaaggacatttaattgtttgatttatgcaatggtgaaaatttaaagaaaaatttatgaaaaacagaaaaagccactttcggtattcggtttcggccttcGGTCCAACTGTTTCAGTAGATTAgggtttcggtttcggccaagaactttcatttcggtgcatccctatgACTGAGATGGCATGTGGCACACGATGAGGGGAAGCAAACCCCCTGACCCACAATATGCAAGTGGTTATAGAAGTGGCTATTATAATGGAGAAAGAGGGGCTGAAactctaccccccctcccctgaggACTTCAGAGGGTGAATCCATTTAccttgagggcatttagcagacgcttttatccaaagcgacttacaataagtacattagcCATAAGAAGTGAAACTACAATAGATCGCTGTCGATACAAGATCGTTTATTGTCATacacacaatggaaacatagtttgcactgggcaatgaaattcttaatttgcaagttcccttcacacaaaatataattaaaataaaagtaGATAAATAAACTATACTACTATAAATATCTGTACAAAGAGCAGAATTTAGCTAAACAAAACAGTTAAATATAAGGTGCTATTTAGCATGTGCAATGTTCGCATACAGCAGAAGGCCCTGAAAGACATTGAAATATAGACGTTTTTGAATATATAAATTGGATGTTGAATATTATTAGTAGATAAGTACATAGTGCAAATGAAGCTCACAGTTGAAAATACATACAGTTCAGTATTGAATATAATGCAAATACAGGGTGTCATCAGTGTTTAAGAGAGTCATTCAGCAGCCTGATGGCCTGTGGATAAAAACTGTTTTGAAGTCGGGTTGTTCTGGCTTTCATGCTCCTGTAGCGTCTGCCAGATGGTAGCAGTGTGAACAGTGTGTGCTGGGGGTGTGTAGGGTCCTTGGTGATGTTGTGTGCCCTCTTTGTAACCCGGGTGTTGTAAATGTCTTGAAGTGATGGGAAGGCTGCTCCACAGTTGTATTGTGCAGTTTTAATCACACGTTGGAGAGCCTTCCTTACCTGTACCGTGCAGTTTCCAAACCACACTGTGAATGGAGTTGCTCAGGAGGCTCTCCACTGTACACCTGTAGAAGTTGCTGAGGAGTTTGGATGACAGTCCAAATTTCCTCAGCCTTCTTAAGAATTAGCGCCGCTGCTGAGACTTCTTGGCAATGTGCTGGGTGTTGTGAGACCAGGAGAGGTCCTCGCTGATGTAGGTGCCGAGGAATTTAAAGGTTTTCACCCTCTCTACCTGAGTCTCGCTGATGTGTAATGATGAATGACtgtgctggtctctcctcttccttggGTCGATAATCCACTCCTTAGTCTTCTCTGTGTTTAAGGAGAGATTATTTGTGTGGCCAGAGGACACCAGCAGAGGACACCACAGAGGACACCAGCTGAGCCACCTCCTCCCTGTAGTCTGTCTCCACCCCACCAGTGATCAGTCCGATGACTGTCGTGTCATCCGCAAACttgatgatggtggtgttgcGCTGGGTGGAGGCACATTCGTAGGTGAAGAGGGTGTACAGCAGCCgactcagcacacagccctggggggTCCCTGTGCTCACCGTCCTTGTGCCTGATGTCCGGGTACCAACTCTGACTGTCTGGGGTCTGTCCGTGAGGAAATCCAGAACCCAGCTGCAGAGGGAAGGTGTCAACAGTCTGGTTGGGAGGACCGTGTTGAATGCTGAGCTGTAGTCCATAAACAGCATTCGAACATACGTGTCCTTGTTCTCTAGATGTGTGAGAGCTGTGTGGATGGCGGTGTTTACTGCGTCGTCAGTGGACCCTTTCCGACGGTACGCAAACTGTAGGGGGTCCAGGGTGTCCGGGATGGTCTTTTTAATGTGGGACATGATTATCCTCTCAAAACACTTCATCACAGTTGAAGTGAGTGCGATGGGACGGTGGTCATTTAGGCAGGTTATGGTGTTTTTCTAAGGGAGGGGCACAATGGTGGTGGTCTTGAAGCAGGTGGGCACAGAAGATTGTGAGAGGGACAGATTGTAAATATCTGTTAGCACCTCAGCCAGCTCCGCTGAACAGACCCTCAGTGCACGACCCGCGATGTTGTCAGGGCCTGCTGCTTTCCGGGGGTTTGTTCTCCTCAGCGCCCTGCACACCTCAGCTGATGTCACCGTGAGTGAAGAGCTCTGTGCTGCCTCTGTTGGTAGAATCTCTCTGTTGGTGTTGAGGTCGTCGAAGCGAGCGTAGAACTCATTCAGCTCATCTGGCAGTGTGCTTTGGCTGGTTGTGACACCCCTGCTCCGCTGCTGGTAGTCTGTGATGTGTTGCAGGCCCTGCCACATGCGCCGTGGATCTGCGGTGGTGTAGCATCCCTCCAGCTTCAGTCTATACTGTCTCTTGGCTTCGCTGATGGATCTACGTAGGTCATATCTGGCCTTTTTGTAGCCCTCAGCGTCACCAGAGGCAAATGCAGTGGAGCGGGCACTGAGCATGGACCGTACATCACAGTTAATCCAGGGGTTTTGGTTTGGGTATGTTTTGCAGAACTTGGTGGGAACAACGTTGTCTATGCATGTGCTGATGTAGCCAGTAACCACTGAAGCGTATTCCTCTAGGTCCACAGTACAGTCCTCTCTCATAGCAGCAGTCTTAAACACATCCCAGTCAGTACTGTCAAAGCAGTCCTGCAGCACAGGATCAGTCTCTTCGTTCCACACTTTAACAGTTTTACTTACTGGGGGGGCCTGTTTGAGGAGCTGCCtgtaaagcccagttcagaccaaagattcaccttgcaaagacttgcaacgagacggttttagaacgtcgcaggggcggtgtgaacgggtcgttgcaaggagtcgccagagattgaactgTTTTAAGccgaaataaatgaaaaacaaatgctTAAAATATGATACATTACGGGATTCGAACTCGGATTTCGGATTTCATTCCGTTGTTCCGTAGACCCACAGAGAAATTCTCCGCCAAAGATTATAAATTCTTCCTGAAAACCTGAaaggcagccagatcaacttgtgactctacgtcagggatgggcaactttcatgataaagagggccacattttcatcataaccatcggagggccacatgactgcacacttcaactaaacgtgagctgagagaagctacacaattttgaatttggtggatatgatttcctgtattctggtgcattttggggatggccactacctaaaaaatcatccagaatcataacctataaCATAACcctgttaattgaaccaacatacattcatttcatgttttccatgctcaaacagccacatgaatggtcagtatttttatcagtgcaaagggctcacatacatcatcattcaatgaagtcaaaaaactgaaaaacagtggcccaacattaagtgcaacaactcaatgaactcaaacccaacaagcagttgtagtagttgtagtggcgacttaagtggatatctttaatgactgatatcgcttctaagcaaactagacgcatgggtttgccttcgaattctatgaattcttctcatctttcttgaccgagttttcttttttttattatgtgcaggcctgactgagtgaggatgcgggccgccgccagttgcccatccctgctgtaCATGGATAGTAGggtcacaagttgatctggcGGCCCAGCACTCCCTGATCTCACCTTGTGTTGTTTTCCTGGCTCTCAGCTTGTCCATTTTATTTTGGAGGAAGCGGACATTAGCT
Protein-coding regions in this window:
- the slc14a2 gene encoding urea transporter 2 isoform X1, translated to MPGNFGTEDSPRKTSCSLRYTGPPCSALTELTPLMASNVEASPVEKTAPPKGGVAKGAPCWNGALKKMSPRVIAVVTCFTGDMNAFAKWMEKQFILLQLLDWILRGAAQVMFVNNPLSGLIIFGGLILQSRWLALNGFVGTLFATLSALLLRQSRGAIAAGLYGYNGILVGLLMAVFSAAGDWYWWLLLANAFMSSMCPVVSSALASINSRWDLPVFTLPFNILVCVHMVATGHYNNYFPQVLIQPRSELPNITWAELDLAKLFRSVPVGVGQVYGCDNPWTGGMFILSLFLSSPITCVHGVLGSAIGMATGLALAAPFGDIYFGLWGYNSVLACIAIGGMFYALTWQVHLLALTCGFFCAYLGSAITNIMSNFGLPACTWPFCLSALTFLLLTTECVRIFKLPLAKVTFPEKNLCYYWTLRREEEAEKEALRKVEELEKEEELKEAEERPDEKEVLRIHLENREMEERREAEVKSMNTDSVSVDMSISVDMGTGVVYAP
- the slc14a2 gene encoding urea transporter 2 isoform X2, with amino-acid sequence MFVNNPLSGLIIFGGLILQSRWLALNGFVGTLFATLSALLLRQSRGAIAAGLYGYNGILVGLLMAVFSAAGDWYWWLLLANAFMSSMCPVVSSALASINSRWDLPVFTLPFNILVCVHMVATGHYNNYFPQVLIQPRSELPNITWAELDLAKLFRSVPVGVGQVYGCDNPWTGGMFILSLFLSSPITCVHGVLGSAIGMATGLALAAPFGDIYFGLWGYNSVLACIAIGGMFYALTWQVHLLALTCGFFCAYLGSAITNIMSNFGLPACTWPFCLSALTFLLLTTECVRIFKLPLAKVTFPEKNLCYYWTLRREEEAEKEALRKVEELEKEEELKEAEERPDEKEVLRIHLENREMEERREAEVKSMNTDSVSVDMSISVDMGTGVVYAP